Below is a genomic region from Miscanthus floridulus cultivar M001 chromosome 1, ASM1932011v1, whole genome shotgun sequence.
tttggctgtggcttgtcgtaaacgatcataaattttcagtcggagcagtatttttctcccacacaaaccagccagccgtacttctttacgaaccagcaacgatacgaaccagccaaccgaacaggctgttccGTGGGCGGTGGGTATCCTGAATCCGTGGCTTCAACGAGGACCTCGACGGGTTGAGGAGCCCAGTTCCAGTATGCCACCGTACCGTACCGGTAGGTGCAAAATGCTAGCGCATCTTGATTAAGACCCTAttagtttcgctgaaatttggtttaCGCTGAttctgatttattatgagaaaaaaaaataatatttgttcgttgaaaagtactgctgaaataGTGCTGAAAAAGAGAGCCTAAGACAAAATGTTCAGAAACGGAAGTTGTTGCATGCGTGCcgtgccaaaacccacaattccTTGCTCAAAACCCGAACTTgttctgaattttttttagagTTTCTCCACCTGAATATTCAGTACTCTGAGAACGCTTAATGATAGTGCCACTCTCTTTGAGTAGCCTGTAAAGCTGTAAAATAGAACTGTGTACTGTTTGATCTGTGTGGCATCCCTGTAAAGCCGCAGAATGGTACCGTGCACTCTGGGAATGGCCATGGCCTATCTGCCAGCACTTGCATTTGGGTGTCGGTCAGTACACAGTTCACGGCGACCAAGAGATGGGGCAAAGAGATCCTGCATCCCGGCCGAGTCCTGACTCGTGAGCGCACCAGCGCCCAAGTACTGCCAATGATACAGCACTGAGTGGTGGAATACTGCCACACTGCAAAGGTGGCGAGCTCTATGCATGCACGAGAGAAAGTTCAGAGTTAGGGGCGGCTAGACTAGGCATCTGCGGCTGTAGAAATATTCCCCTTTTTTGAGCTCCACGCCTCCACGCCAGGTCACAGCCCAGAACGCAAGAGACTCCAGCTACTGATACAGTGATACTGATACCCTCGTGTCAGCCTCTCTAAAGTCACTAAAACCGGGAAAGCATGTGACAACAAGCTAGAGAAGAGAAGGAAGATGCTGCAGGTGCTAATTAAGCTAGTCTAACTAATGAATTAGCTGAAACTAAAGCAGAGTCGCGCACTGGTATCAGCTGGGCTCATCCATCGTCTCTTCAGAGCCCGTGGCCGTGATGCCGGTGGTGGCGGAAGAAATGCGCCGGCGAAGGAGCCGGGGCCGGAGGGAGCTCCGCGCCTCCGGCGGTCCCGTTGAATGGCATCGTGATGTTGCCGAGGCCGCCGGGGAACGGCAAGGGGGCGGCGCCCGGTGGCAGGGGCGGCGCCGGGCACTGGTAGCACTTGGTGAAGAGGCCGAAGGTGTCGATCTGGCGGACGAAGTTGGTCATGCTTGCCCAGCCGCCGAAGCCGAAGCCGACCACCAGCACCCACGCCACCACGAACGCGTTGATCATGTACGTGCCCGTCCAACGCCCCACCAGCCGCGGCGGCGGCTCCACCGCGTTCTGCACCGCGCCACAACACATCATCAAAAGCTTAGTATTCAGGGCTTCTTTTTTTTCTCCAGAAGATTTAGTTATTCAGAGCATGCCAACAAACTCTAACATTGTTATCATTGGGTTTATCATTTGCATGGAACTCAGTGCTACAAGCCTACAAACCTTAAGTGCTTACAACTAGTACGTGCTCTATGCTTGTCTGTTCCTTCTTTCTATTGAGAGTACAAATGCATGCTGTCCTTTTCGGCGCTTTGTTTCGGTGGTCGTCCGAATTTCTGTGGCTCTCGGTACAAATATTTCCTGCAGATAAAGCATCTTTGCTCTCGGTTCTAGGGTTCTTTCGGGTTGTCTCCAAGCTTTGCGCCAACCTTTCCCTTCTTTCTTGCTAGTACCGCACCACGAAAAAGACAGTTTGACACTGCCGCTGTTTTGTCTTGTATGTTTCAGACTTTCAGCAATCAGTACGAACAGCCTTTCAGAGGCAGCGTTTAGCTCCCTAATAATTTCAGCTCTAATCATGACTACCAACAGTAGCAACATTTTGCCTTGTAGAAGGTGGATTGAGGTCCAGTTGAATGGCTACTCACGGATGAGTCCCGCGAATATTTTAGGCTGCTGTGCATAGTGGCATCTACTCAGGACCTAGCTAGCTTGCATGGATTGCTActtcctgttcgcttgatcgtttcagCCATGCTTATtagtcatgatacagtgtttttctctcacaacaaaacaatatcagccggcttataagccacagagaCCATAAGCGAACGGGCCAATGCTAGCGAACGAGCTGCGAAATGCCCAAAGAACATAGGAGTACAAAATTCCTTCTCACGTTAGAGTAAAACCATTGGGTAAAACGTAAATGCATGGTAATAaaacatttttaaaaaaaataaatctttactAGTAGCAGTAACAAAAGTGCATGGGAGTATGTATCTACGTACCTCACGGGCGGTTGCGGATCGGAAGGTGATCATGTGCGCCAGCGCCGGGATGATGTAGACGGTGAAGCTGACGAGGAGCGACCCCACGGCGGAGTTGATGGGCCCGAAGAAGGGGAAGATGATGGCGAGGAACCAGATGGGCACGACGACGGGGAGTCTCGCGGCGGCGCGCTTGCAGAGGCTGCGGCAGTCGTGGAGGCCGATGAGCTTCTCCCAGACGAAGTAGAGCGGCGTGCAGGCGAAGCCGAAGGTGATGAACTGGTGGACGAGCATGAGCACGACGGCGGCGTCGCGGAAGGGCGTGCGCGGGAGCAGCGCCAGCGCGTTGGAGTGCGTCAGCAGCTGGTCCCCGAACGCCCAGTACACGCTCGCCGCCGACGGCAGCGTCAGCGTCAGCACGTACAGCGTCGCCATCAGGTAGATCGCCTTGAACTTCTGCGGCCGCCACATCGCGTGCATGATCTCCCTGCATGCCAAGCATAGCATTGCTGAGTTGAGTACGTATTGCTGTTGTTCGTTCAGTCACCTTTCAAACTCCGGACGCCGCTCTCAGGCTCAGATGGCCAGTTTTCTGGCACGGAGCCGTTGCTTTTCAATTTTGCGCTCTCTTTTCGTGCACGCAGAAACCTGGACACCCGTGCCATATGTTTGTGCAAGTTCCGTGCTAGCTGTTGCCTGTTGGCATCTGCAGAGGGGTATCGTATCGGCATCTATCAGAGGCTCAGGAGTCCGTGGTTGCAAGTGCAAAAGCAGGAGCCCTGCACTGCAGAGGTAAAGCAGCAATGCACGCTCCTAGGTGGAATGGCTCCTTTGACTGTACAGGCAATGAATGAGTCAGAGACTCGGAGGAGAGGAGATAGGGCCTGCCGTGCCGTCTGCCGTGCCCTGTGGTTTGTAAAGACGGAGACGGCAGATATATACTTGTGTCAGTGTGTAACTGTGTACTAGCCCGGAAAGGAACAAGGTGGAACAGTGCGAGTGCGTAACTGTGTACTAGCCCGCAAAGGACCAAGGTGGAACAGTGCGGTGCGGAGAATTGAGAGAAGCTCTCGTGCCTTTGCAATTAGACCGATGGCATTATATGGCATGTATGTGTAAGCTATAGAGCAGCAACTGCGCGCATGATAGTAGATTAGTAGTTCTATACTTTTATACTGGTGTTTGTTTGCTAGCTAGTATATTTTATCACACTTCATCTTAGAAAAGTTTGATTAAGTTTGACAActaaatttagacaaggtttttcATTTTTTACTTCAAGGTATAAAGTAAACTTCCCTTTTATGAAAAAGTGTGACTCTAAAATATCTAATTATACTTTTTATGACTTACTACACTTAATCATCTAAAAATGATCGTGGCAAACTATGGCCAGGAATAATTCTACTCGAGATTCTCCCTATATGTCCGGTCCATATCATcgcaatcggcctgttcgctggttggtttctgggctggtttagactggctggtgctggtttattgtgagaggaaaaacactgttgactggctggtttgggctgactgaaaccaacaagcgaacagggtgaatgtGTGCATGTGCCTTCAAGGACCGGAATGGAGAAATGCTGTGCCATGCATTCTTCTCCAACAAGCGAGAGGTAAAATTATACAGATCGAGCATGTCAACTTGTGCATGGCATGGCAGCACGTCTGAGACGTATGGCGTGGCCAGACGAGCAAAGTGTATGGAATGGCCGGATCACTTCACACACTAGCTACTTTCGTTGGTCTGAGTGTCATGTGGTCAGTGGTCCCCTAATGTGAGTATTTTTCTTTTGTTTCGGTAGTAGAAACAGAAACATCCACATTGCTAGCTTTGCCATGCTCACACGGCAGGGGAGGGACCGGGGCATCCATCCATAAAAAAAGAGAACGGTGTTTGTCTCCTTACACACTAACAGCGTGGCCTCCGAAGGTGTAGAGAATGTTTGTGGCCCCGGTGAAGTAGAGCACCATCTTGGTCGGCGCGGAGTGCTTCACGCCATCAACCTGCAAGCAGGAAGGAGCACATCAATCTCTGCCGGTCACTCACAGGCCACACAGCATGCATGCTTGCTTGAAAGCTACTCAATGGCATCGGCATTATCGATGAGCATGCTGCTTGTGCTTGCTTGATCGTGCACTTGTATGTGTACCTGGCCGTGGATGAGGGAGGCGACGGCGAGGTACCACGCCGTGTAGGTGGTCATGACGAGGCCCAGGAACGACCAGATCCGGTAGTTGTGGAACGACGGGATGAACACCGTCGTAGCGCAGCAGGCGCCGAAGATGTACGTCCACGTCCGCTTGTCCAGCTTGTCGTTGATGTAGTAGATGTTGCTGTTGGTATGGTACGCGCGCGTGCACACCATAATACGTACGTACACAGTTAGCCATACCATGAACAAACAACAACTAGCACGGCCAACTATGCAGGCCGGCAAGCTGCGAAACAGCACAGAGCCGAAGAGCACAATGTGCATGCTATTACCTTGCGCACGCGATGAGCTGGATGACAGAGCCGAAGAGCAGGAACGTGCAGTTGAAGGCCAGGCCGACGTTCCTCCAGTGCCTCCCGAGCAGCCCGTCCAGCACCTCGAACCACTGCAGATGCGTGGTTCAGAACAAAATGACTGATCGAGTAGCAAAGGGCCGGCAAAGGCATGTGCGCCGTGTTGCCTGTGTGTTCCTCTTCTCAGTCTCAGTCTCACCTGGATGACATGGTTCCTGAAGTCGACCTTCTCCCTCTCCTTCCTGGTCCGGTACTCCACGTAGAGGATGCTGATGAGGTACGCCGTCCAGCTGCCCATCAGTCCGTAGAAGAGCTGGAACACTATGCCGCTCAGCATCCCCAGTTGCGAGAACGAGTAGGGCAGGGTCAGGAGCACCTGAGCCACCTGAATCAACACAGGCACAGCACAAACAAGGTGCATGCAGCATGAGCTATCGAGGAGCTCTAGGAGTACTACAAGCCTAGCCTAGCCTCTGCTACAGCTACAGCTACAGCTAGCTAGCGCGAACCACTGCACCTAGCTCATCACGAGACGAGAGAAGGAAACTAACGGCGGCAAAGTTCATTCACCTGGTTGGAGGCGCAGCTGAACCAAGCGTCGTAGGCGGAGCCGCCGTGCCAGAGCAGGCCGGAGAGCCGCGACTTGACGGTGTTGGAGTCTTGGTCCTGCTCCACTTCCACGTACCGCCCGACGCCGACCGCCTCCGCTCCCTTCTCGATGGCGACGACGCCCCCATTGGCCTCTGAGGCCATGCTCTCTCGCTCGCGCTCCTAGATTCCTAGCTAGCAGTGGGGTGCCCTTTAGCAAACCACTAACTTTGATTTATAAGGGCCTCTTTAGCAGAGCTCCTAGAGTAACCTTCGGGCTTAATCTAAGAGAGTTTGAAAATACAATACCCCATTTAACACTACTCCAGACAAGACTAGCTCCTTACTATAGTGCATGGAGAATCCGTAGCCGGTGAAGCAGAAAAAAGTTTCACTAGCTCCTAGTTtagtttaaaaataaaataaaatatagttcCTCACTATAGTGCATGGAGAAGCTAGAGTTTCGTCAAACGGTCCGAATTAAAAAAAACATACACCATTAAATTTTATGATGATCTAACACTAAGAGATTAACAAAAGAGAGGCCATGCCTAATAGAATTATGAGATTAACTGGCAAAAAAGGGAAAGAACATACTTAGTTGGATTCCATTATTTCTAACAAGTTAAGATTAAATCAAAGTGTCCATGTCTAATTCACTTACAAGAAtaacaaaaaaaatagaaaataaccTAAATTGTTGGATAATGACCTAATACCCTAGATTAAACAAAAGAATTTGTGGCTCGGCTAAACCCGATCGCCGGAGCGCATCCACACCGGGATCCATCGGAGTAGGTCACGCCCACGCACTAGGTGTGCTCATCGATCAGGCGCTTAGGCTCAGAAGTAGGAAACAACTTCAAGTTTGCCCTGCGACTGAATTCTTTGAATCAATAGTAGGCTCGGGGGGCCAGACCCTTGGGGTTCGCTCAGGCGAACCCATTGAACTACGACTACAGAACAAGCACTCGGTCTTGATGACATGAAGCATCTAGGACGCTCAGAGCGTACTCAGACACCAAAGGCACTCTCATTCAGACTTCAACTATAGCTAAAACCTCCAATCGATTCTCCGAATCACATAGAGACTTACGGGCTATACACATTGATTGCGCTCGCACGCACTCGGGGATCACGATAGGGTGACACGACTATGATGCACCATCTAACCAATTATTCAAATTGATCAAAGGACTTAGGGGTCGGTGGGTAGTGCCCGGCATGCCTCCCACGGAACCTCAAATTCTGACCCGCGAATGGCTTCCCAGCCTAGGGCTAGGATGGTTGGCCCACAAATGAGGGCATAGTCGTGCCGTCACATCTAGAGTCAAGGTGTACTTTAGCACGGTGCCAGTTGCCCACTGACCGAGTCGTCTCAGAGGTAATGGATACTACTCGGGAAGTCAGATTGGATTTTATGGTGCAACCCCAGCTAAGCAAAACCAAGTCAGTTTTCGCATATTGGATACTCGGGCACTATTCGGACTAACCCGTTATTAGCTCGCATAAAGCGAATTGCAAAATTAAAATAATGGCACTAAAAAGTTTGCTATTTTTTGTGGTAGATAAGAAATATAAGTCATCAGTTTGCATGGCGTTCAGAGAGTTTTCTGCACTTTTGTGAACAAGATGGCATTCAGAGAATTTTCTAACCTTCCGCCCCACTTTTTCTTTAGTTTTGTGTGGTTTGTACTTGTACTTGTGTTTTAATGCATTACATGAAGTGCCTGTTTGGTTTCAGGCTCCTAAAattttagttcctaaaaattttaggCAGCCTTCTAAAAGCTCCTAAAAAGTTATTTGGTTCCCGTGACTAAAACtgactaaaggcaataaatgCTGTTGGAAAGGACCATGATGCCCTTCTTCCCTCTACCCCTGCTCTCTTCTCCCTCTCATTGTCGTTCTTCTTCATCCGGCACAGAGAAGAACCGAACGAGCTCCTCCCACCCGCCGCCCAAATCCACCGCCCTGCCCTGCCATTTCCAAATCATCGCCGCCCAAACCTGCCTCGCCTGCCtagctacctcctccacctctcctTGCCCTGCGCCATGGCAGGCGGGCCCCTACGCGCGGGGCGGCAGCGGCGGGATCGGCATCCGGAGTAGGATCCGGCCGTGGCTGAGTCCTCCACCGGCGGCGGATCGAGCGGTGGATCTGTGTGCTCCCGGTCGCGTCGCCGCCACTCGCTGGGGCAGCCCGTTGCGCGCCGCCGCTAGCAGCCGCCCGCCCGGGAGCTTGACCTCGCGCCGCCACTCCCGCAGGGGACCCGCCGACTCTGCCCTCTCCCTCGTTGCCGCCGGAGGCCGAGGGGCGAGGGAGTGGGGGCGGCGGATCCTGCGGGCGCCGGcgtggaggagggagggagcggGGGCGGCGACGTTCGAGGACGTGGGGAAGCGTGCGGTCGGGAGGGGTACCCCAAGTCCAGGATGGACTTTAGGAGCTTTTAGGAGGGGTGGAGCTCCTAAAGTTTTTGCCCCCCCTAAAGTTTTTAGGAGCTTTTAGGAGGGGGTATTTGGTTCTTTAGGCAATTTTTTTCCAGATTTTAGATCCTAAAGTTTTTAGGAGTGGTAACCGAGGCCTATTTTGATCGGTAGGGGCTCCATGCCCCTCATGTTTTTTCTCAAAAGAAAAAGGTGGGCATTTCCACTTCGAGACCCTTTCCGTTCCCACGCCGCCTCGCGCCGACATTGCGCTGTTCCTGCACCAAGCCAGGAAAAGCGCTTTGGCCACAGGTCAGAGATCGAATAGGAGGAGCTGCCTCGGCGCCGACGCGCTTGTTTAGATTGCGGGAAAAAATTCCTATTTCTATGTTTTTTCTGTAAAATTGATCTGATTCCTGTAAAATTCCTGCACGATTCATGTGAAATTCCCGAGTTGGAATCAGTCCCTAGCTCTCCACTCCACAAAACACGCGTGCCACCACCGTCGCCGCCTCCAAGCACGCAACGCAAACGGTTTCAGCGATCACACTGGCTGGCAAGGGAGGCCCCACGCTGCAGCGAGAGCGAGCTATCGAGGAGGTGCGGTTTTGGTCTTTTGCGTGGTTCGTGACGCGCCTCCGAGGACATTCTGTCATTTTGCCCGGTGCCTTGTCCCCCGCTTTGGCGACGCCTTTTGGTGCCTTTCTAGGCACCGGTTCTCGCGCGCGCGCGTCCCATGCCCCACGCGCCCACACACACACCACACGCAACCTATTCCGGCTTGCCCATTCTGCAGCTCTCCTCCGCCTATTCCGATCATCACACAGAGACTGCAGGTGCAGAAAGAATACAGATCGAGTATACTAATCTCACTGACCACAGTTCCAGGCCCTCAGGCCTCAGCACAGCAGCCCATCTTTCTCGTCCTTGAGAACTGAACGCGCAATTCTTGAGAAGAAACCATGGGGGGCGAGCAACGAGCATAGATAATCCAGTGGGGATGGACGTGTCCGCAGTCCCCATTGGCCAAACGGACTCCCATGCATCCCCGAAATGATGCCCGGGGAGCAAGAGCCCGTGTTAGTTGTAGTGTGAGTACTTGGTgacttcgtcgtcgtcgtcctcggcgGCGCCGGCGTTCCACCGATCGAGCGCGATTTCAGATGACCAACGGAATAAGATAAACTGGGCACTCGAGCTGGTTAGTTCTCCGAGTACGGCGCACCTTTGCTCCGGTACCTGAGTAGAAACCCTTCTCTCTAATCTCTATGCTGGCCGTTTCGATCTTCGTAACCTCATGATCACGGGTTTTACTAAACCAatcagaaagagagagagagcgagagtcCGATTTGGCATTGAAGACTCAGCGCTCGGCAAAACACAGCAAACACCTGCTAGTGCCTCAGCTGTCAGGATATCTCAGCAAAGTTGGGGAAAAAGCTACACCAGCATGCATGCATCCAAACTCCAAAGCGTTGTACAATTTCGCTTGGCGCCTTGTTTAggttgaggttaggaatcagtatttggtactgtagcactttcatttgtatttgacaattattatccaatcatggcctaactaggctcaaaagattcgtctcgtaatttacaattaaactatgtaattagttatttttttatctacatttaatactccatgcatctgtctaaagatttgatgtgatggagagagagtgaaaaaacttgcaatctaaacaaggcctgagtttgagctgctgttgttgttgtgagTGAGGTTTCAGAATCTGCTCAATTCAATGCAATGTTCTCAGGTCCGCCTCgattttttaacattttttaaactatttttaatttttaacaTTGTTTTTTTTCTTGTTCTAAAAGTAACACTTTTGGACGTGCATGTCTACATGGCGCGGCAAATTCAcgctgtcgcgccatgcatggcggcgcggcatgGGGCGGTCAACGGCCACGGCGACCGCTAACATGGCGGGGCCGACGCGCCGTTCATCATGGTGCGGCGGTGCCGCGCCACCCATCATGGCGCGGCGAGGCTTTACTTATCCGTTGCGGTGCTGGCTCCCTCCCTCTGTCTGTCTGCCCAACTCGAGGTGAGGCCGCTCGCGGCGCCCGCGCCATTGCCTCCTGGCTCCCCCACGGCCGTCCGCCGACTTTCCCTCCCTTGCCGGCCCACTCTCTACCTTTcccgaagctcctcctcggcctccatagtggatcaaaagatttgaatgagtagttaggatatggaggaaaatatgagttcgttagaacgttggattgaaggattaggattaggattgccaatgttaaggttaattggttagttagaattatgattaccatgtattctaaggtcaaattttatatgaattttgcttgtttgagtttgcatctcaacttttatatgtgaataaatatatgaACACGTTgttgatgtaccaaattttattttttagtgaccaaagtatagtttttatgTAGTTTGCATGTTtacatctaagatagagtttACACCAAAGTAtagattatattttatttattgtaatacaaatggttctcattgacattaatttatgatgttttgatttttgtttgttaaattacaaccgttttgttagatgcaagacatgtatcgggagaagttttggtgaaaacggggtcgtcctagagaattataccccgacgcgtctaggaAAGATGCCCCGTCCCtcttgacctccctgtccctaactgtgactgtggtttcctggccgacgtgtttcaatcgagacatccagacataGTAGcgtgttgcttctacacatgaagtcgttttaatgtaagtaattatttctactatctttttttcttcatttgtgtaagtaggctactaatattgTGTTGGAATCTTGttatgtaggcccatgagaggtgcttttctttcagtggatcgacggtgcagacaagtttgaccctaggtacctccttttcgacgattggtgtggagggagacatccacgtgagcacttcgagcggtgggttccaccccctaacccccgccaatgatggctaaggagaaggacctagccgcagttaggcgattcgaggaacctcctctgtacgAATGCaaagatcgagctatgataaaccctaaaaatacgttggagtttgtgtgtccgaataagcacgaagtaagtggaaagtgtatctgtttaaatgtttatctctatatgtgtgcgtgtactaatgtattctcttgtagcgttatggatttgtgaagtgtcgtttcaatgagtgactctacggtcctaagaatcaatggccggagccaccaaaggtaaataaaaaagaataaggaaaggttaatttacaaagcacctctagtcatgtgcgaatgtggtgttaaatccaactatggtctagtcccttcgaagcttggaataggccattattgtggtCATATGGTTGACtgtgatgaggttggttatttttgtggtaaacgtgaaatcgtattttgttttttttgctaggacatatatgatataattttttgtttgaacagagcactaggaaatacaggtGGAAATGTtttgatggtcaagctaagttcttggatgaactaagggggaggcaagtaattgcacggaagagaggATATGGATCTGattacgtcaacctattcgttaaacaacACAAAaagaagatgcgtgagtttgctagacagtgcgatatttgtaacccgatcgatgttaggCTTCACAAATGGGGGTTGGAGAGACGgaggacgttagaggaggagagggcaaggaaggagacaagagtacagatgccggtcttgaatgaccatgttgttgcattgtgtgtcagtgagtgcttgaaagcctttttattttcattgcctgattttaaatgtaatataattagGTTGCTAACTGgttgtattttatacatgaagggattagatgtagcgaggaccatgccgcagaggtggcccGTGCAAGGTATAAGAAAAAGAAGTTAAATGAGCATAGAACGCGAGCTGGTCACACCGTCCAATCTCTGATTGTGTTGGCCGATgatggggacgaggatgaggacgacactgtcaggttgagcgatctcatcgctctagtggaggcgggcttgtaggcggaggaggccAAGGAAGACACTAGCAGACTTAGCGAGCTTATTGCTCAAGCAGATacaggcttgcaggcggaggaggacgcGTTCTTCTCTCAGGCCgcagaggccgcagatgaagtgGATGCCACTTACTATAGGTGATAGACAGATTAggacaatgcaggtgagcctagccacatgagccAGACGGAGGAGGACGCACTCTTGACTCAAGCCGCAGAGGCCATAGGTGAAACAGAGGCAACTTACTACAAGTGACAGGCATaccagggcaatgcaggtgagcctagccatagcaatGAGGTAGTGGTAGAGGACTagtactcggacgacgagttgcttactcattATGTTTCACCCTGAGGATTGGTAGAGGTGTGGTAGAGGATTGATATAGGTGTGCTAGTTCAATGCTTTAGATTTGGTATTTGTATTGTAGTAGAACTTTCTTGGTGCTGCATTGTGTTTTATTTAAACTATTTATGTATTGCACCCATGTAACAAATACTATTTAATTTTTGTAACAGACATTGGGTTATCTTATAAAACTTTTGCCACAAAAAATGGTATTACAATGCTGCAATTTGCATGAATTTGTTACGTTCTCAGTATATAATGATTTTGCTTTTACCATTGTCACACATTCGGGTATTACTTTTGGGTCTTAGTTTGGTGCCCATCTTGTCCAAACATTATGTAGAA
It encodes:
- the LOC136502382 gene encoding auxin transporter-like protein 2, translated to MASEANGGVVAIEKGAEAVGVGRYVEVEQDQDSNTVKSRLSGLLWHGGSAYDAWFSCASNQVAQVLLTLPYSFSQLGMLSGIVFQLFYGLMGSWTAYLISILYVEYRTRKEREKVDFRNHVIQWFEVLDGLLGRHWRNVGLAFNCTFLLFGSVIQLIACASNIYYINDKLDKRTWTYIFGACCATTVFIPSFHNYRIWSFLGLVMTTYTAWYLAVASLIHGQVDGVKHSAPTKMVLYFTGATNILYTFGGHAVSVEIMHAMWRPQKFKAIYLMATLYVLTLTLPSAASVYWAFGDQLLTHSNALALLPRTPFRDAAVVLMLVHQFITFGFACTPLYFVWEKLIGLHDCRSLCKRAAARLPVVVPIWFLAIIFPFFGPINSAVGSLLVSFTVYIIPALAHMITFRSATARENAVEPPPRLVGRWTGTYMINAFVVAWVLVVGFGFGGWASMTNFVRQIDTFGLFTKCYQCPAPPLPPGAAPLPFPGGLGNITMPFNGTAGGAELPPAPAPSPAHFFRHHRHHGHGL